From one Lotus japonicus ecotype B-129 chromosome 3, LjGifu_v1.2 genomic stretch:
- the LOC130746510 gene encoding seed linoleate 9S-lipoxygenase-like isoform X4 encodes MGIPGAFYIKSYMQIEFFLVSVTLKNIPNLGTIHFDCNSWIYNHKLYKNMHRIFFTNHTYLPSQTPTALVNYREEELENLRGDGTEERKYSTSEQPSIRMYIPRDENFGHLKSSDFLTYEIKSLSQNLWPLYKSVISDLNSARDEFDSFDEVCRLYEGGIKLHTSILSKISPLPVLKEIFRTDGEDVLKFPPPHVIRASKSAWMTDIEFGRQMIAGVNPNVIRLLREFPPKSKLDARLYGDQTSTLTKEHLEINLGGLTVDKALGAKRLFILDYHDAFMPYLEKINKIAKAYATRTILFLKDDGALTPLAIELSLPHPNGAKSKVILPANKGAESTIWLLAKAHVIVNDSGYHQLMSHWLNTHAVMEPFIIATNRHLSVLHPINKLLYPHYRDTININGLARQSLINAGGIIEQSFLPGQYSMEMSSAVYQDWVFTDQALPADLINRGMAIKDPSAPYGLRLVVKDYPYAVDGLEIWDAIKTWVLDYVSLYYSTDDEIQKDTELQDWWKDVVQKGHADLKDKAWWPKIQTLDELVESCSTIIWIASALHAAVNFGQYPYGGYILNRPTLSRRLIPEKGTPEYDEMVKNPQKAYLRTITPKFKALINLSVIQVLSRHASDEVYLGQRENPNWTSDTRALQALQKFGSKLAEVEGKIAGRNRDSRLKNRTGPVELPYTLLLPSSVEGLTFRGIPNSVSI; translated from the exons ATGGGAATTCCAGGAGCATTTTACATCAAAAGCTATATGCAAATTGAGTTCTTCCTTGTCAGTGTCACCCTCAAAAACATTCCCAATCTGGGAACAATTCACTTTGATTGTAACTCCTGGATTTACAACCATAAATTATACAAAAACATGCATCGCATTTTCTTTACCAATCAT ACATATCTTCCAAGTCAAACACCAACAGCTCTAGTTAACTACAGAGAAGAAGAGTTGGAGAATCTAAGAGGAGATGGAACAGAAGAACGCAAAT ATTCTACTTCTGAGCAGCCATCTATTAGGATGTATATACCAAGAGATGAAAATTTTGGTCACTTGAAGTCATCAGACTTCCTTACATATGAAATAAAATCATTATCACAGAACTTGTGGCCTTTGTATAAATCTGTGATCTCTGATTTAAACTCTGCGCGAGATGAGTTTGATAGCTTTGATGAAGTGTGTCGACTATATGAAGGTGGAATTAAGCTGCATACAAGTATACTCAGTAAAATTAGCCCTTTACCAGTCCTTAAGGAAATCTTTCGCACAGATGGTGAAGATGTCCTCAAATTTCCACCACCTCATGTAATCAGAG CTAGCAAGTCTGCATGGATGACTGATATTGAATTTGGACGACAGATGATTGCTGGTGTAAATCCTAATGTTATTCGATTGCTCCGA GAGTTCCCACCAAAAAGCAAGCTAGATGCTAGACTCTATGGTGATCAAACTAGTACATTAACAAAAGAACACTTGGAGATCAACCTGGGTGGACTCACAGTAGATAAG GCACTTGGTGCTAAGAGGTTATTCATACTAGATTACCATGACGCTTTCATGCCTTATTTGGAGAAGATAAACAAAATTGCAAAGGCTTATGCCACCAGGACAATCCTATTTTTGAAAGATGATGGGGCTTTAACACCACTTGCCATCGAGTTGAGTCTGCCACATCCAAATGGTGCTAAAAGCAAGGTCATCTTACCTGCCAACAAAGGTGCTGAAAGTACAATTTGGCTACTGGCCAAGGCTCATGTTATTGTGAATGACTCGGGCTATCATCAACTCATGAGCCATTG GCTAAATACTCATGCAGTGATGGAGCCATTCATCATAGCAACAAACAGACATCTCAGTGTCCTTCACCCGATTAATAAACTCTTATATCCTCATTACCGTGACACAATAAATATCAATGGACTTGCTCGGCAGTCCTTAATTAATGCAGGTGGCATTATAGAACAATCATTTTTGCCTGGACAATATTCTATGGAGATGTCTTCTGCAGTTTACCAGGATTGGGTTTTCACTGACCAAGCTTTACCAGCTGATCTTATTAACAG AGGAATGGCAATTAAGGATCCCTCTGCCCCCTATGGTCTTCGCCTTGTTGTAAAGGACTACCCTTATGCTGTTGATGGACTTGAGATATGGGATGCTATTAAGACATGGGTTCTAGACTATGTGTCCTTATATTACTCGACAGATGATGAAATCCAGAAAGACACTGAACTACAAGATTGGTGGAAAGATGTTGTACAGAAGGGTCATGCTGACTTGAAAGACAAGGCATGGTGGCCTAAGATTCAAACTCTTGATGAGTTGGTTGAGTCGTGCTCTACTATCATATGGATTGCTTCAGCTCTTCATGCAGCTGTTAATTTTGGACAATATCCTTATGGAGGTTATATCCTGAACCGCCCAACACTGAGCAGGAGATTGATTCCGGAAAAAGGAACTCCAGAATATGATGAGATGGTGAAAAATCCTCAAAAGGCTTATTTAAGAACAATCACACCAAAGTTCAAGGCCCTGATTAATCTTTCAGTGATACAGGTATTGTCTAGGCATGCTTCTGATGAGGTCTACCTTGGACAGAGGGAAAACCCAAATTGGACATCCGATACAAGGGCATTACAAGCCTTGCAAAAGTTTGGAAGCAAGCTGGCTGAAGTTGAAGGAAAAATTGCAGGGAGGAACAGAGATTCAAGACTGAAAAACCGAACTGGGCCAGTTGAACTGCCCTACACTTTGCTCCTTCCTTCTAGTGTGGAAGGATTAACTTTCAGAGGAATTCCCAACAGTGTctctatttaa